In Microbacterium sp. 1.5R, the following are encoded in one genomic region:
- a CDS encoding LCP family protein, protein MSPTTRRRRTIARHGQLHTPGPLSQLLKFIAIGLAVVLVSGFGVVSYIVYDLSSTVSANAVELDSTEELPPDISEYKGGFNLLLTGVDTCEEAYAQYFGDRCTGADSEGTLNDVNLLMHVSEEPRRITVVSLPRDMMVPIPECEDAEGEVHSAMNKQQINVAYTDGGLNCVAKTVSDLSGQDIQFAASVTFGGVIEITNAIGGVEVCLASPIKDRYTGLDLAAGNHVIEGITALQFLRTRHGVGDGSDLGRIGNQQQYMSSLARTLISGETLGNVPMMLKLATTGLDNVEASTSLADPMKIVQIALAVKSVPFEDIVFLQYPTFTDPDDPNRVVPDKASAEAMWDAINQNAQLQVTHQNTENDGVVVTDPGTQAPAEPGAEAATPDPSAAPENVVALPDTIKGNSAAQQTCSNGNVR, encoded by the coding sequence GTGAGTCCCACCACGCGACGCCGCCGCACCATCGCGCGCCACGGTCAGCTCCACACGCCGGGCCCCCTCAGCCAACTGCTCAAGTTCATCGCGATCGGTCTCGCCGTCGTCCTGGTGAGCGGCTTCGGCGTCGTCTCCTACATCGTCTACGACCTCTCGAGCACCGTCTCGGCCAACGCTGTCGAACTCGACAGCACCGAGGAGCTGCCGCCCGACATCAGTGAGTACAAGGGCGGATTCAATCTGCTGCTCACCGGTGTCGACACGTGCGAAGAGGCGTACGCGCAGTATTTCGGCGACCGCTGCACGGGCGCGGACTCCGAAGGCACCCTCAACGACGTGAACCTCCTCATGCATGTGTCGGAGGAGCCGCGCCGGATCACTGTCGTCAGCCTTCCGCGCGACATGATGGTCCCGATCCCCGAGTGCGAGGACGCGGAGGGCGAGGTGCACTCCGCGATGAACAAGCAGCAGATCAACGTCGCCTACACCGACGGAGGACTCAACTGCGTCGCGAAGACGGTCTCTGACCTGTCCGGTCAGGACATCCAGTTCGCGGCCTCGGTCACCTTCGGCGGCGTGATCGAGATCACCAACGCGATCGGCGGCGTCGAGGTGTGCCTCGCCTCCCCGATCAAGGACCGGTACACGGGCCTCGACCTCGCAGCCGGAAACCATGTGATCGAGGGCATCACCGCGCTGCAGTTCCTGCGGACCCGACACGGAGTCGGCGACGGAAGCGACCTCGGCCGCATCGGCAACCAGCAGCAGTACATGTCGAGCCTCGCGCGCACGCTCATCAGCGGCGAGACGCTCGGCAACGTGCCGATGATGCTGAAGCTCGCGACGACCGGTCTCGACAACGTCGAGGCGAGCACGTCGCTGGCCGACCCGATGAAGATCGTGCAGATCGCGCTCGCGGTGAAGTCCGTACCCTTCGAGGACATCGTCTTCCTGCAGTACCCGACCTTCACGGACCCGGACGACCCCAACCGCGTCGTGCCGGACAAGGCGTCAGCAGAGGCCATGTGGGACGCGATCAACCAGAATGCTCAGCTGCAGGTCACGCATCAGAACACCGAGAACGACGGCGTCGTCGTCACGGACCCGGGAACGCAGGCACCGGCGGAGCCGGGAGCGGAGGCGGCGACGCCGGACCCCTCGGCCGCACCCGAGAACGTGGTGGCGCTGCCCGACACGATCAAGGGCAACTCGGCCGCACAGCAGACCTGCTCGAACGGGAACGTGCGCTGA
- a CDS encoding TetR/AcrR family transcriptional regulator produces the protein MARRGSYAKGVARREEILESALDVIGRKGYQNASLKQIAELVGVTPAALLHYFGSKEELFTEVLRTRDEHDGMAPQTSNSEDAKSAFVDVIRHNTEVPGVVELFSRLSVDAVDPAHPAHQYFLERSERLRESITDAFAHDADRRAALDPDTMARVIQAVADGLQLQWMIDRSVDMPGIISALMDVLYPPTDQPDAQ, from the coding sequence ATGGCACGACGAGGTTCATACGCGAAGGGCGTCGCCAGGCGCGAGGAGATCCTCGAGAGCGCTCTCGATGTGATCGGCCGCAAGGGCTATCAGAACGCCTCACTCAAGCAGATAGCCGAACTCGTCGGCGTCACCCCCGCCGCCTTGCTGCACTACTTCGGCAGCAAGGAGGAGCTGTTCACCGAGGTGCTGCGCACGCGCGACGAACACGACGGGATGGCGCCGCAGACCTCGAACTCCGAAGACGCGAAGTCCGCCTTCGTCGACGTCATCCGCCACAACACCGAGGTCCCGGGTGTCGTGGAACTGTTCTCCCGACTCTCCGTCGATGCCGTCGACCCCGCGCATCCCGCGCATCAGTACTTCCTCGAGCGCAGCGAGCGACTCCGCGAGAGCATCACCGACGCCTTCGCCCACGATGCCGACCGTCGAGCCGCTCTCGATCCGGACACCATGGCGCGCGTGATCCAGGCGGTCGCCGACGGACTCCAACTGCAGTGGATGATCGACCGCTCGGTCGACATGCCCGGCATCATCAGCGCTCTGATGGATGTGCTCTACCCGCCGACCGATCAGCCCGACGCGCAATAG
- a CDS encoding glycoside hydrolase family 3 C-terminal domain-containing protein produces MTDTSASDLTLEEKASLTSGADFWTTKAIDRVRLPSIMMTDGPHGLRKQSGGTDHLGLSSSVPATCFPPAVGIGSSFDPELIERVGAAIGVEAAIEDVAIVLGPGINIKRSPLCGRNFEYFSEDPIVSGTLGAASVRGVQSQGVGTSLKHFAANNQEFDRMRASSDVDPRPLHEIYLRGFERVVKDAQPWTVMCSYNRINGVYASEDPWLLTQVLRDDWGFDGLVVSDWGAVNDRVAGVAAGLDLEMPSSGGRTDAQLVAAVRAGELAESVLDTAADRAIDLVRKAQRRPAVSGPLDVDAHHALAREAAGRSIVLLKNDGDLLPLAPEQRIAVIGAFATEPRFQGAGSSLINPTRVDEALDELRAIGGDHVAYAPGFAVEGGDTAASGRSADDLRAEAVAAASAADVAVVFLGLPAAEESEGFDREHIDLPAAQLAVLDAVIEANPATVVVLSNGGVVALPFADRVPAIVETWLLGQAGGGAVADVLYGAVNPSGKLTETVPVRVEDNPSFGSFPGEFGHVRYGEGVLVGYRWYDAKGLDVTFPFGHGLSYTAFSYGEATVEAAENGDIAVRVDVTNTGTRDGREIVQVYAAPVSSVVQRAPRELKAFASVAITAGETRTVELVIRREDLAYWDVRVDRWIVEPGEYRIDVAASSRDIRSTATVEVAGDVVSLPLTMNSSIGDVMAHPVAGPIMMGALGGFLGELSGADSSAASMMPNDEALEKMMASFPIGRLIGFPGVDVTHEQVEELLAGANAGALPQA; encoded by the coding sequence ATGACCGACACCTCGGCATCCGATCTCACCCTCGAGGAGAAGGCGTCGCTCACGAGCGGCGCGGACTTCTGGACCACGAAGGCCATCGATCGCGTCCGTCTGCCGTCGATCATGATGACCGACGGGCCGCACGGCCTGCGCAAGCAGTCGGGGGGAACCGACCACCTCGGCCTCTCGAGCAGCGTGCCGGCGACGTGCTTCCCACCGGCCGTCGGCATCGGATCGTCGTTCGACCCCGAGCTCATCGAGCGGGTCGGCGCCGCCATCGGAGTCGAGGCGGCCATCGAAGACGTCGCGATCGTGCTGGGCCCCGGCATCAACATCAAGCGGTCGCCGCTGTGCGGCCGCAACTTCGAGTACTTCTCCGAAGACCCGATCGTCTCGGGAACCCTGGGTGCCGCCTCGGTGCGCGGTGTGCAGTCGCAGGGCGTCGGCACGTCGCTGAAGCACTTCGCCGCGAACAACCAGGAGTTCGACCGGATGCGGGCGAGCTCCGACGTCGACCCGCGACCGCTGCACGAGATCTACCTGCGTGGCTTCGAGCGCGTGGTCAAGGACGCTCAGCCATGGACGGTCATGTGCTCGTACAACCGCATCAACGGCGTCTACGCATCGGAGGACCCCTGGCTGCTCACCCAGGTGCTCCGCGACGACTGGGGCTTCGACGGTCTCGTCGTGTCGGACTGGGGTGCCGTGAACGATCGTGTGGCGGGCGTCGCCGCCGGCCTCGATCTCGAGATGCCGTCGTCGGGAGGTCGGACGGATGCGCAGCTCGTCGCTGCCGTGCGCGCCGGCGAGCTCGCTGAGAGCGTGCTGGACACAGCGGCCGACCGCGCGATCGATCTGGTCCGCAAGGCGCAGCGGCGTCCGGCCGTCTCCGGCCCGCTCGACGTCGACGCGCACCATGCGCTCGCCAGGGAGGCGGCCGGTCGCTCGATCGTGCTGCTCAAGAACGACGGAGACCTGCTGCCGCTCGCCCCCGAGCAGCGCATCGCGGTCATCGGCGCCTTCGCCACCGAGCCGCGATTCCAGGGAGCAGGATCGTCGCTCATCAACCCGACCAGGGTCGACGAGGCGCTGGACGAGCTGCGCGCGATCGGTGGGGACCACGTCGCATATGCGCCGGGCTTCGCCGTGGAAGGCGGCGACACCGCCGCATCCGGTCGCTCGGCTGACGACCTGCGCGCGGAGGCGGTCGCCGCCGCGTCCGCAGCGGATGTCGCGGTCGTGTTCCTCGGCCTCCCCGCCGCAGAGGAGTCGGAGGGCTTCGACCGCGAGCACATCGACCTTCCGGCGGCTCAGCTGGCGGTGCTCGACGCCGTGATCGAGGCGAATCCCGCGACGGTCGTCGTGCTCTCGAACGGCGGCGTCGTCGCGCTGCCCTTCGCCGACCGGGTGCCCGCGATCGTCGAGACCTGGCTGCTCGGACAGGCGGGCGGCGGAGCGGTCGCCGACGTGCTCTACGGCGCCGTGAACCCGTCGGGCAAGCTCACCGAGACGGTGCCGGTGCGTGTGGAGGACAACCCGTCGTTCGGCAGCTTCCCCGGCGAGTTCGGTCATGTCCGCTACGGCGAGGGAGTGCTGGTCGGCTACCGCTGGTACGACGCGAAGGGACTCGATGTCACGTTCCCGTTCGGCCACGGGCTCTCGTACACGGCCTTCTCGTACGGCGAGGCAACGGTCGAAGCGGCCGAGAACGGTGACATCGCCGTGCGCGTCGACGTGACCAACACCGGAACCCGCGACGGCCGCGAGATCGTGCAGGTGTACGCCGCTCCGGTGTCCTCGGTCGTCCAGCGCGCGCCTCGCGAGCTCAAGGCCTTCGCCTCGGTGGCGATCACCGCGGGCGAGACCCGGACGGTCGAGCTGGTCATCCGTCGCGAGGACCTCGCCTACTGGGACGTCCGCGTCGACCGCTGGATCGTCGAGCCCGGCGAGTACCGCATCGATGTCGCGGCATCGAGCCGCGACATCCGCTCCACCGCGACTGTCGAGGTGGCGGGTGATGTGGTCTCGCTGCCCCTCACCATGAACTCCTCGATCGGCGATGTGATGGCGCACCCCGTCGCGGGGCCGATCATGATGGGCGCGCTCGGCGGCTTCCTGGGCGAACTGAGCGGCGCCGATTCGTCGGCGGCATCGATGATGCCCAACGACGAGGCCTTGGAGAAGATGATGGCGTCGTTCCCGATCGGCCGCCTTATCGGATTCCCGGGGGTGGACGTGACGCACGAGCAGGTCGAGGAGCTGCTCGCCGGAGCGAACGCCGGCGCGCTGCCGCAGGCCTGA
- a CDS encoding mandelate racemase/muconate lactonizing enzyme family protein, whose amino-acid sequence MTTIRNLSTRLQRVPLTRPWAADVTSVGVIATHVVRSDGGEGWGFSWSPQIGAPAVQALLEHDIAPAAVGRSATPGESWQGMWEHLHEAGGGGITTIALAGLDLALWDAEARSTGVSVSESIGRGRERVRAYGSGVNLHYSLDELLAQVQRWIDAGFEAVKIKVGKPDIAEDADRVAAVRELLGPDRGLMIDANQRWDLARATASVEVLSRFDLAWIEEPLRADDLDGHTELARRIDVPIALGENLHTAHRFGDFLRAGAAQILQPNIVRVGGITPFLRIAELVAAHGATLHPHLLPELSGQLALTLPDTGHEVLVEDVEDAGFGALGALADPSPVTIADGHLTENAHHGLGLRFAPLLDDGARLGA is encoded by the coding sequence GTGACCACGATCCGGAACCTGTCGACTCGTCTGCAGAGGGTGCCGCTGACTCGTCCGTGGGCTGCCGACGTCACCTCCGTCGGCGTGATCGCGACTCATGTCGTGCGCTCTGACGGTGGCGAGGGATGGGGCTTCTCGTGGAGTCCGCAGATCGGCGCGCCGGCCGTGCAGGCGCTGCTCGAGCATGACATCGCTCCCGCCGCGGTCGGCCGCTCCGCCACGCCCGGCGAGAGCTGGCAGGGGATGTGGGAGCACCTGCACGAAGCCGGAGGCGGGGGGATCACGACGATCGCACTCGCCGGCCTGGACCTGGCGCTGTGGGATGCGGAGGCGCGGTCGACCGGCGTCTCGGTGTCGGAGTCGATCGGCCGCGGCCGCGAACGGGTGCGCGCCTACGGCTCAGGCGTGAACCTGCACTACTCGCTCGACGAACTGCTCGCCCAGGTGCAGCGCTGGATCGATGCGGGGTTCGAGGCGGTCAAGATCAAGGTCGGAAAGCCCGACATCGCCGAGGACGCCGATCGCGTCGCCGCCGTCCGCGAGCTACTCGGCCCTGATCGGGGGCTGATGATCGACGCGAACCAGCGGTGGGATCTGGCGCGGGCGACCGCATCCGTCGAGGTCCTGTCCCGCTTCGACCTCGCCTGGATCGAAGAGCCCCTGCGCGCCGACGACCTCGACGGACACACGGAACTCGCACGGCGCATCGACGTGCCTATCGCGCTCGGCGAGAATCTGCACACCGCGCACCGTTTCGGCGACTTCCTGCGCGCGGGTGCGGCGCAGATCCTGCAGCCCAACATCGTGCGGGTCGGCGGGATCACGCCGTTCCTCCGCATCGCCGAGCTGGTCGCCGCGCACGGTGCGACCCTGCACCCGCACCTTCTGCCCGAGCTCTCGGGTCAGCTCGCGCTGACTCTGCCCGACACCGGCCACGAGGTCCTGGTCGAAGACGTCGAAGACGCCGGCTTCGGTGCACTGGGAGCTCTCGCCGACCCCTCGCCGGTGACGATCGCCGACGGCCACCTCACCGAGAACGCGCACCACGGTCTCGGGCTCCGCTTCGCTCCCCTGCTCGACGACGGGGCCCGCCTCGGCGCCTGA
- a CDS encoding NAD-dependent epimerase/dehydratase family protein encodes MRIIVTGGSGRLGRTLVTGLADAGHEIVSIDREPSAALDRDGITQASLDLTDADATASALAATSADALIHLAAIAVPFSAPEDVIIRTNAGLAQSVLGGAVRAGIHRVVAASSPTVVGYGAPRGWTPERLPLDETSPTEPWNAYALSKLLIEQTVDMLRRQAGDDVRFASFRPCYVIAPEEWAGALTQQGHTVLDRLDDPALSAPALFNYVDARDVAAFTDTLLAALDHIPNGERFFVGADDALARRPLSELLPAFHPGTEHAAAALTGTSSAFSSDKAARLLGWRPSRTWRTELALL; translated from the coding sequence ATGAGGATCATCGTCACCGGCGGTTCGGGCAGACTCGGACGCACCCTGGTGACGGGCCTCGCAGATGCCGGGCACGAGATCGTCTCGATCGACCGGGAGCCGAGCGCGGCCCTCGACCGGGACGGGATCACGCAGGCGTCCCTCGACCTGACGGACGCGGATGCCACGGCATCCGCTCTCGCCGCGACGTCGGCGGATGCACTGATCCATCTCGCGGCGATCGCGGTGCCCTTCAGCGCACCCGAGGACGTGATCATCCGCACGAACGCAGGTCTCGCCCAGTCGGTGCTGGGCGGAGCCGTACGGGCCGGCATCCACCGCGTCGTCGCGGCGTCGAGTCCCACCGTGGTCGGCTATGGCGCACCTCGCGGCTGGACCCCTGAGCGCCTCCCCCTCGACGAGACGTCGCCGACCGAGCCCTGGAACGCCTATGCCCTGTCGAAGCTGCTCATCGAGCAGACCGTCGACATGCTGCGGCGTCAGGCCGGCGACGACGTGCGCTTCGCCTCCTTCCGCCCCTGCTACGTGATCGCCCCGGAGGAGTGGGCCGGCGCTCTCACCCAGCAGGGCCACACCGTTCTCGATCGTCTCGACGATCCGGCGCTCTCCGCGCCGGCGCTCTTCAACTATGTCGACGCCCGCGACGTCGCAGCCTTCACCGACACCCTCCTCGCCGCGCTCGACCACATCCCGAACGGGGAGAGATTCTTCGTGGGAGCCGACGATGCCCTCGCCCGCCGCCCGCTGAGCGAGCTGCTGCCCGCGTTCCACCCCGGCACCGAGCACGCGGCCGCGGCGCTGACCGGCACTTCTTCCGCCTTCTCGTCCGACAAGGCCGCCCGACTCCTCGGCTGGCGCCCGTCCCGCACCTGGCGCACAGAGCTGGCACTGCTGTGA
- a CDS encoding Gfo/Idh/MocA family protein, translating into MTKTRYALAGAGARAQMYVEGIIGTHRDRAELVAIIEPNPVRAGHYADRIAEVGAPAPRLATPDELEQVISDERVDRVIICSRDDLHAELIVRSLEAGADVVVEKPLTIDAASAARIEDAVERTGRQVVLTFNYRYSPRNSALRQVIQDGTIGDVTSVDFSWMLDTNHGADYFRRWHREKKNSGGLLVHKSSHHFDLVNWWIRSQPTRVFASGGLRFYGAENAAGRGLGERPARGTHDDGDLFELDLRTDERLTALYLDAEEHDGYRRDLDVFSEGITIEDNLALVVDYASGATMSYSLNAHSPWEGYRVAVNGTLGRVELEVVERGAVLAGEGLHPHIDPSLSGGHGTTALRPESERLIVQRHWEEAYEVPIDGGDGGHGGGDELLLSDVFEGPGDDPLARPADWTDGIRSIAVGIAGNRSLETGLPVTVDELGIALLARP; encoded by the coding sequence ATGACGAAGACCCGCTACGCCCTCGCCGGTGCCGGAGCCCGCGCGCAGATGTACGTCGAGGGGATCATCGGCACGCACCGTGACCGCGCCGAGCTCGTGGCGATCATCGAGCCGAACCCGGTGCGGGCCGGGCACTACGCCGACCGCATCGCGGAGGTCGGCGCGCCGGCGCCCCGCCTCGCCACCCCCGACGAGCTCGAGCAGGTGATCAGCGACGAGCGGGTCGACCGGGTCATCATCTGCTCCCGCGACGACCTCCACGCCGAGCTGATCGTCCGGTCGCTCGAAGCGGGCGCCGACGTCGTCGTCGAGAAGCCGCTCACGATCGACGCGGCGAGCGCCGCCCGCATCGAAGACGCCGTCGAGCGCACCGGTCGCCAGGTCGTGCTGACCTTCAACTATCGCTACTCGCCCCGCAACAGCGCACTGCGCCAGGTGATCCAGGACGGCACGATCGGCGACGTCACGTCCGTGGACTTCTCGTGGATGCTCGACACGAACCACGGCGCCGACTACTTCCGCCGCTGGCACCGCGAGAAGAAGAACTCGGGCGGTCTGCTCGTGCACAAGTCGAGCCACCACTTCGACCTCGTCAACTGGTGGATCCGCTCACAGCCGACCCGCGTCTTCGCGTCCGGCGGCCTGCGTTTCTACGGAGCCGAGAACGCGGCCGGCCGTGGCCTCGGCGAGCGACCGGCGCGAGGCACCCACGACGACGGCGACCTGTTCGAACTCGACCTGCGCACCGATGAGCGTCTCACCGCGCTCTACCTCGACGCCGAGGAGCACGACGGGTACCGGCGCGATCTCGACGTGTTCAGCGAAGGCATCACGATCGAGGACAACCTCGCACTCGTCGTCGACTATGCGTCCGGCGCGACGATGTCGTACTCGTTGAACGCGCACTCCCCCTGGGAGGGCTACCGCGTCGCCGTCAACGGCACCCTCGGCCGGGTCGAGCTCGAGGTGGTCGAGCGCGGCGCCGTGCTCGCGGGCGAGGGACTGCACCCGCACATCGACCCCAGCCTCTCCGGCGGCCACGGCACGACCGCACTGCGCCCTGAGAGCGAGCGTCTGATCGTGCAGCGCCACTGGGAAGAGGCCTACGAGGTGCCGATCGACGGCGGCGACGGAGGCCACGGCGGTGGAGACGAGCTGCTGCTGTCCGATGTCTTCGAGGGCCCCGGGGACGACCCCCTCGCGCGTCCGGCCGACTGGACCGACGGCATCCGCTCGATCGCTGTGGGCATCGCGGGCAACCGCTCACTCGAGACGGGCCTTCCCGTGACGGTCGACGAGCTCGGGATCGCCCTGCTGGCGCGGCCATGA
- a CDS encoding LacI family DNA-binding transcriptional regulator — protein sequence MARESTRPGITDVAKLAGVSLSTVSRAMNGNPTVDPALAERVQAAAAQLGYTANPVARSLVLGRTQTIAVVIPDLENPTFQAILRGLSRAAAAEGYHVLVADSREDLDEEQALARATRLRTDGVILCAPRMPKEDLGRLLPMLSPAVVINRGPQTSTPVVGADYGSGMREIVGHLTSLGHRRLVYLAGATRSVTHRARQDAIAAELSRTDGLEVEEITAGVDFDSGTAVADQVLASGATAVIAYNDLVAMGLLSALTVRGVDVPEQLSITGFDDIPFAAYTSPPLTTVAVPAVEIGAAAWAAMHDQLTGGDPTAALTFTPSLIVRGSTAAVHTP from the coding sequence ATGGCACGCGAATCGACACGCCCCGGCATCACCGACGTCGCGAAACTCGCCGGCGTCTCACTGTCGACGGTGTCGCGCGCGATGAACGGCAACCCGACGGTCGATCCGGCGCTCGCCGAGCGCGTGCAGGCAGCCGCTGCGCAGCTCGGCTACACGGCGAACCCCGTGGCACGGAGCCTGGTGCTCGGCCGCACCCAGACCATCGCCGTCGTCATCCCCGACCTCGAGAACCCGACGTTCCAGGCGATCCTGCGTGGCCTCAGCCGCGCGGCCGCGGCCGAGGGTTATCACGTGCTGGTCGCCGACTCGCGTGAGGATCTGGATGAAGAGCAGGCGCTCGCCCGAGCGACCAGGCTGCGCACCGACGGCGTGATCCTCTGCGCCCCTCGAATGCCCAAGGAGGACCTCGGCCGACTGCTGCCGATGCTCTCCCCCGCCGTCGTGATCAACCGCGGCCCGCAGACGAGCACTCCCGTGGTCGGCGCCGACTACGGATCCGGCATGCGCGAGATCGTCGGCCACCTCACCTCGCTCGGCCACCGCCGGCTCGTCTATCTCGCCGGCGCCACCCGCAGCGTGACGCACAGGGCGCGGCAGGATGCGATCGCGGCGGAGCTCTCCCGGACCGACGGGCTCGAAGTCGAGGAGATCACCGCAGGCGTCGACTTCGACAGCGGCACCGCGGTCGCCGACCAGGTTCTCGCGAGCGGAGCCACCGCAGTGATCGCCTACAACGACCTCGTCGCCATGGGGCTGCTCTCGGCCCTGACCGTGCGCGGTGTCGACGTGCCGGAGCAGCTGTCGATCACGGGTTTCGACGACATCCCCTTCGCCGCCTACACCTCACCCCCGCTCACGACCGTGGCCGTTCCCGCGGTCGAGATCGGCGCAGCCGCATGGGCTGCGATGCACGACCAGCTCACCGGCGGCGATCCCACGGCAGCGCTCACCTTCACGCCCTCCCTGATCGTGCGCGGCAGCACCGCCGCCGTGCACACGCCCTGA
- a CDS encoding M24 family metallopeptidase, whose product MAGASEDRAEKQDRLARVRREVDGAPVVLVSHESLSWYLEGVRTHVSLAGPPVLAVRAEAQGDVLFIAENEADRLIAEELLPEDAARVVRVPWWIPPAAAAAEEAGVAESHVAAELRAARARLLPAERARYRLLGRETAEALTDALARVGPEQSERTVAAIVSAELIARGIDPLVVLVAGSDRTAFRHPLPTAGLLGERAMIVVCGRRNGLIANATRWVGASVDDEPIWGVERALLDASVPGARLNDAFTAGIAAYARYGFDADEWQRHHQGGPTGYAGRDPRATASTADLIIEDQAFAWNPTAPGRKVEDTLLRTDDDWEVLAVDERWPSVEYEGLHRPVSRAYGT is encoded by the coding sequence ATGGCTGGAGCATCCGAGGACCGCGCCGAGAAGCAGGATCGGCTGGCGCGCGTGCGCCGAGAGGTCGACGGGGCGCCCGTGGTGCTCGTCTCTCACGAATCGCTGTCGTGGTACCTCGAGGGCGTGCGCACGCATGTGTCGCTCGCGGGTCCTCCGGTGCTCGCGGTGCGGGCGGAGGCGCAGGGCGATGTGCTCTTCATCGCCGAGAACGAGGCCGATCGGCTGATCGCCGAGGAGCTGCTGCCGGAGGATGCCGCGCGCGTGGTGCGCGTGCCGTGGTGGATCCCACCCGCTGCCGCCGCGGCTGAGGAGGCCGGCGTCGCCGAATCGCATGTGGCGGCTGAACTGCGCGCGGCTCGCGCGCGCCTGCTGCCGGCCGAGCGTGCCAGATATCGACTTCTCGGACGGGAGACGGCAGAGGCGCTGACGGATGCGCTCGCCCGCGTCGGTCCGGAGCAGAGCGAGCGGACGGTCGCCGCAATCGTCTCCGCCGAGCTGATCGCCCGGGGGATCGATCCGCTGGTCGTGCTGGTCGCCGGTTCCGATCGGACTGCGTTCCGGCATCCGCTTCCGACCGCCGGGCTGCTCGGAGAGCGGGCCATGATCGTCGTGTGCGGGCGTCGGAACGGGCTCATCGCCAACGCGACACGCTGGGTCGGCGCATCCGTCGATGACGAGCCGATCTGGGGCGTGGAGCGGGCTCTCCTCGATGCGTCAGTGCCGGGAGCCCGTCTGAACGACGCGTTCACGGCGGGCATCGCGGCGTACGCCCGCTATGGGTTCGACGCCGACGAATGGCAGCGCCACCACCAGGGCGGACCGACCGGGTATGCCGGTCGCGATCCCCGCGCCACGGCATCCACTGCGGATCTGATCATCGAGGATCAGGCGTTCGCCTGGAACCCGACCGCACCGGGCCGCAAAGTCGAAGACACCCTGCTGCGCACAGATGACGACTGGGAGGTGCTCGCGGTCGATGAGCGCTGGCCGTCGGTGGAGTACGAGGGGCTGCACCGGCCGGTCTCGAGGGCGTACGGGACCTGA
- a CDS encoding LacI family DNA-binding transcriptional regulator, which translates to MPVSIRDVAVRAGVSVGTVSNVLNRPDEVSSESVERVTQAIEELGYVRNDAARKLRAGVSTTVGFVVLDGQNPFYNDVVRGAEDEASSHGIAILYGNTDDDPSREKVYLDLFREQQVRGLLIAPYGDVMTQLRKFRASGIATVLVDRFSADSGFSSVSVDSVAGGRLAVEHLIEGGRRRIAFVGGPFDMRQVTDRLAGARAAAENAAVHVELEVVPTAAMTVEEGVAAGARLLTRPRREWPDALFAANDLLALGLLQSLVSGGRLLVPDEIALIGFDDNPFAAAAAVPLSSIRQPSRMIGRTALRIVLEEAADPESIPRQTVFPPELIVRSSTGG; encoded by the coding sequence ATGCCGGTCAGCATCCGCGATGTCGCCGTTCGCGCCGGCGTCTCCGTCGGCACCGTCTCGAACGTCCTGAACCGACCGGACGAGGTCTCCAGCGAGTCGGTCGAGCGAGTGACGCAGGCGATAGAAGAGCTCGGCTACGTGCGAAACGACGCCGCCCGCAAGCTCAGAGCCGGCGTGAGCACGACCGTCGGATTCGTCGTGCTCGACGGCCAGAACCCCTTCTACAACGATGTGGTGCGCGGTGCCGAAGACGAGGCGTCCAGCCACGGCATCGCGATCCTGTACGGCAACACCGACGACGACCCGTCCCGCGAGAAGGTCTATCTCGACCTGTTTCGCGAGCAGCAGGTGCGCGGCCTGCTCATCGCCCCCTACGGCGACGTCATGACGCAGCTGCGCAAGTTCCGAGCGAGCGGGATCGCGACGGTTCTCGTCGACCGATTCAGCGCCGACAGCGGGTTCTCGTCGGTGTCGGTCGACAGCGTCGCGGGTGGGCGGCTGGCGGTCGAGCACCTCATCGAGGGCGGTCGGCGGCGGATCGCCTTCGTCGGGGGCCCCTTCGACATGCGTCAGGTCACCGACCGTCTCGCGGGCGCTCGCGCGGCGGCCGAGAACGCGGCGGTGCACGTCGAGCTCGAGGTCGTGCCGACGGCGGCGATGACGGTCGAAGAGGGCGTCGCCGCCGGAGCGCGCCTGCTCACCCGCCCTCGGCGCGAGTGGCCCGACGCGCTCTTCGCCGCCAACGATCTGCTCGCCCTCGGCCTGCTGCAGTCGCTCGTGTCGGGCGGACGCCTGCTCGTCCCCGACGAGATCGCGCTGATCGGCTTCGACGACAATCCGTTCGCGGCCGCCGCCGCGGTGCCGTTGTCATCCATCCGGCAGCCCAGCCGCATGATCGGTCGCACGGCGCTGCGGATCGTGCTCGAAGAGGCGGCCGACCCCGAGAGCATCCCCCGTCAGACCGTGTTCCCGCCCGAGCTGATCGTACGCAGCTCGACCGGCGGCTGA